From a single Sus scrofa isolate TJ Tabasco breed Duroc chromosome 13, Sscrofa11.1, whole genome shotgun sequence genomic region:
- the LOC396867 gene encoding stefin A8 encodes MESEEMLAGGLTEPRPATPEIQEIANKVKPQLEEKTKKTYEKFEAIIYRSQVVAGTNYYIKVHVGGNSYVHIIVFQNLPQLNEPLKLIGYQVDKTKDDELTGF; translated from the exons ATGGAATCAGAGGAAATGTTGGCTGGAGGCTTAACTGAACCCAGACCTGCCACTCCAGAAATCCAGGAGATTGCCAACAAG GTTAAACCACAgcttgaagaaaaaacaaaaaaaacttacgAAAAATTTGAAGCTATTATTTACAGATCTCAAGTGGTTGCTGGAACAAATTACTACATCAAG GTTCATGTAGGTGGTAATAGCTACGTTCACATAATAGTATTTCAAAATCTTCCTCAACTAAATGAGCCTTTGAAACTTATTGGCTACCAAGTTGACAAAACCAAGGATGATGAGCTGACCGGCTTTTAG